One segment of Streptomyces sp. NBC_01454 DNA contains the following:
- a CDS encoding FxLD family lanthipeptide has translation MSTTGSDFDLDVTFAEKGTVIAELMNKTSDNCGSTSESACAGCITD, from the coding sequence ATGAGCACCACCGGCAGCGACTTCGACCTGGACGTGACCTTCGCCGAGAAGGGCACGGTCATCGCGGAGCTGATGAACAAGACCAGCGACAACTGCGGCAGCACCAGCGAGAGCGCCTGCGCCGGCTGCATCACCGACTGA
- the fxlM gene encoding methyltransferase, FxLD system: MTTQPPDPAHIDALREEMINKLRKLGAIRTEAVEKAVRTVGRHLFMPEETPEKAYAAEHALITKRDENGTSLSSVSAARIQAFMLEQADIRPGMRVLEIGSGGYNAALIAELVGESGEVTTIDIDADVIDRAKKLLPAAGYDRVHALVVDGADGEPTHAPYDRIVVTVEAADLAPAWVDQLAENGRIVVPLRLRGLTWSVAFQRQDTALTARDFEVCGFVPMRGSGARDEHLVVLHDGEDEEVGLRLDEDQVDADQMRKALASPRTEAWSSVTLGLGLPYDDLELWLVSALPEFALLAATREARDRGVVASWSRRGVATLLDRASGSFAYLTMRPTTPERQAFEFGAVGHGPKAAKTAEALIAQIRTWDRAHRGHKPELKAFATGTGDQQLPTGAVLERPAFHFTISWPAGH, translated from the coding sequence ATGACGACTCAGCCCCCCGACCCCGCCCACATCGATGCCCTGCGCGAGGAGATGATCAACAAGCTGCGCAAGCTGGGCGCGATCCGTACCGAAGCCGTCGAGAAAGCGGTCCGTACCGTCGGCCGACACCTGTTCATGCCCGAGGAGACACCGGAGAAGGCGTACGCCGCCGAGCACGCCCTGATCACCAAAAGGGACGAGAACGGGACCTCCCTCAGCTCCGTCAGCGCCGCCCGCATCCAGGCATTCATGCTGGAACAGGCCGACATCCGCCCCGGCATGCGAGTGCTGGAGATCGGCAGCGGCGGCTACAACGCCGCCCTGATCGCCGAGCTGGTCGGCGAGAGCGGCGAGGTCACCACGATCGACATCGACGCCGACGTCATCGACCGCGCCAAGAAGCTGCTGCCCGCCGCCGGATACGACCGCGTACACGCGCTCGTCGTCGACGGCGCCGACGGCGAACCCACCCACGCCCCGTACGACCGGATTGTGGTCACCGTCGAGGCCGCCGACCTCGCCCCGGCCTGGGTGGACCAACTCGCCGAGAACGGGCGGATCGTGGTTCCGCTCCGACTGCGGGGCCTGACCTGGTCGGTCGCCTTCCAGCGCCAGGACACCGCGCTGACGGCGAGGGACTTCGAGGTCTGCGGGTTCGTCCCCATGCGCGGATCCGGAGCCCGCGATGAGCACCTGGTCGTGCTGCACGATGGCGAAGACGAAGAGGTCGGCCTGCGCCTGGACGAGGACCAGGTCGACGCCGACCAGATGCGCAAGGCCCTGGCCAGCCCGCGCACCGAGGCATGGTCCTCGGTGACGCTCGGGCTGGGGCTGCCGTACGATGACCTGGAGCTGTGGCTGGTCTCCGCACTGCCCGAGTTCGCGCTGCTGGCCGCCACCCGCGAGGCCCGCGACCGCGGCGTGGTCGCCTCCTGGTCCCGCCGCGGAGTGGCCACGCTCCTCGACCGCGCCTCCGGCTCCTTCGCCTATCTGACGATGCGCCCGACCACACCCGAGCGACAGGCCTTCGAGTTCGGCGCCGTCGGTCACGGGCCCAAAGCCGCCAAGACCGCCGAGGCACTGATCGCTCAGATCCGCACGTGGGACCGCGCTCACCGCGGCCACAAGCCCGAGCTGAAGGCATTCGCCACCGGCACCGGTGACCAGCAGCTGCCCACCGGGGCAGTGCTGGAGCGGCCCGCCTTCCACTTCACGATCTCCTGGCCCGCCGGACACTGA
- a CDS encoding helix-turn-helix domain-containing protein, translated as MPNARPVPTVRRRRLGEALRRFRSQAGPEGKGLTLEEAADLLARLDKEAGGDGGAWTSPKLSRIETAKAHIRPAEATHVLKAYGLTPAGDPEVFTALEGLAKHAGQKGWWQTYSGVVAPAYADYISLESDAENIRIWSPQLIPGLLQTAGYARETIAVNATTRTPEEVTALAEVRMARQAVLSHPEGPLKLWAIIHESVLHQRFATRPTLMPDQLRRLVDVAELPNITLQIMPLDASPHPGTTGGFSLVGFPGPMPDVVLLENLIGASYVEAVDEVQIYADAFERVVASALSSDDSLVLITRRMEEGTRT; from the coding sequence ATGCCGAACGCGCGACCAGTACCGACCGTGCGGCGCCGGCGCCTCGGTGAGGCCCTTCGCCGCTTCCGCAGCCAGGCCGGCCCCGAAGGCAAGGGGCTCACCCTGGAGGAGGCCGCCGACCTGCTGGCCCGCCTCGACAAGGAAGCCGGAGGCGACGGCGGCGCCTGGACCTCCCCGAAACTGTCCCGGATCGAGACGGCAAAGGCCCACATCCGCCCTGCCGAGGCCACCCACGTCCTCAAGGCATACGGGCTCACACCCGCAGGTGATCCCGAGGTGTTCACCGCCTTGGAGGGCCTGGCCAAGCACGCCGGGCAGAAGGGCTGGTGGCAGACCTACAGCGGCGTCGTCGCCCCCGCGTACGCGGACTACATCTCGCTCGAGTCGGATGCGGAGAACATTCGCATCTGGTCACCGCAGCTCATTCCGGGACTGCTGCAGACCGCCGGGTACGCCCGCGAGACCATCGCGGTCAACGCCACCACCCGCACCCCCGAGGAAGTCACCGCGCTCGCCGAGGTCCGCATGGCCCGCCAGGCCGTCCTCTCCCACCCCGAGGGACCCCTGAAGCTATGGGCGATCATCCACGAGAGCGTCCTGCACCAGCGGTTCGCGACCCGCCCCACCCTCATGCCCGACCAGCTGCGACGCCTGGTCGACGTCGCCGAGCTGCCCAACATCACCCTGCAGATCATGCCGCTGGACGCCAGCCCGCACCCCGGCACAACCGGCGGCTTCAGTCTCGTCGGCTTCCCCGGCCCCATGCCTGACGTGGTGCTGTTGGAGAACCTCATCGGCGCGTCCTACGTTGAGGCCGTCGACGAGGTTCAGATCTACGCCGACGCCTTCGAGCGGGTCGTTGCCTCGGCCCTGTCGAGCGATGACTCGCTGGTACTGATCACCCGCAGAATGGAAGAAGGAACCCGTACGTGA
- a CDS encoding DUF397 domain-containing protein codes for MNHDKAELYALDLSDADWTKSSFSGGENDCVEIAVLPGGARAVRDSKHPEREPLRYTATEWAAFRQGVIAGEL; via the coding sequence GTGAACCACGACAAGGCCGAGCTGTACGCCCTCGACCTCTCCGACGCCGACTGGACCAAGTCGTCCTTCAGCGGTGGTGAGAACGACTGCGTGGAGATCGCCGTCCTGCCCGGCGGAGCCCGGGCCGTGCGCGACTCCAAGCACCCCGAGCGTGAACCCCTGCGCTATACGGCCACCGAATGGGCAGCCTTCCGGCAAGGCGTGATCGCCGGAGAGCTCTGA
- a CDS encoding lanthionine synthetase LanC family protein: MSAPVATAPAILDQYTAGLAEPTPPPENMPWAVQSLAEGAAGIALLHAETVSRYGGSWRPAHRWITAAASGPISAADQTGLFLGAPAIGFLLTTVPPAYQHLYASARAMVHQHITDLANRRVDAALARIDRRDLPTFAEYDLFYGLTGIGAYLLRTDPECPALERVLNYLVALTRPLAPANRGLPGWWVRHDPARGDSPFFPGGHGNFGAAHGIAVI; this comes from the coding sequence ATGAGCGCCCCGGTCGCCACAGCCCCGGCCATCCTCGACCAGTACACCGCCGGCCTGGCAGAACCCACCCCGCCGCCGGAGAACATGCCTTGGGCGGTGCAGTCCCTCGCCGAGGGTGCCGCCGGGATCGCTCTGCTGCACGCCGAAACCGTCAGTCGGTACGGCGGCTCCTGGCGCCCCGCCCACCGATGGATCACGGCTGCGGCCTCCGGGCCCATCAGCGCGGCCGACCAGACGGGCCTGTTCCTCGGGGCCCCGGCCATCGGCTTCCTCCTAACCACCGTCCCCCCGGCCTACCAGCATCTGTACGCCTCGGCACGCGCGATGGTGCACCAGCACATCACCGACCTCGCGAACCGCCGCGTGGACGCTGCACTCGCCCGCATCGACAGGCGCGACCTGCCCACCTTCGCGGAATACGACCTCTTCTACGGCCTCACCGGGATCGGCGCCTACCTCCTACGCACTGACCCCGAATGCCCCGCCCTGGAACGGGTCCTGAACTACCTCGTCGCCCTGACCCGGCCGCTCGCACCCGCCAACCGCGGCCTTCCCGGCTGGTGGGTCCGCCATGACCCCGCCCGCGGCGATTCCCCGTTCTTCCCCGGCGGACACGGCAACTTCGGCGCCGCACACGGCATCGCTGTTATCTAG
- a CDS encoding IS110 family transposase, which translates to MFIGWDWATETHDVTVMDASGKRIDRWEFAHTEEGFAKTLARLRRHGAPADLPVAIETTRGLAVDRLLAAGHPVVPVHPNAFHAMRPRWGASKAKTDAGDSMKLADYLRTDGHLMPRLEPTEQATMDLQALTRQRADHVEARVAAVNQLAALLDMHWPGGKAVFANLDSDIAMAFLERYPTPASAAKLTAGRLEAWCRRRGYSGKRPGAVLIERLRSAPTAASRLGEAVVEQLVRVQVQLVQGIRATIRTLDKAIAERVDSHPYAPLFATMPRIGKVNLGQIIGEVGPLLERAQTCEQLIAEGGVVPVTRASGKSRSVAFRFATNRRARLALTQFADNSRHNSPWASKIYNDARARQKRHPHATRILARAWLRVIWACWRDGVCYDPVTHEANGKIKPAADTPLAA; encoded by the coding sequence GTGTTCATCGGATGGGACTGGGCAACCGAGACCCATGACGTGACCGTCATGGACGCCTCCGGCAAGCGCATCGACCGGTGGGAGTTCGCCCACACCGAAGAGGGTTTCGCCAAGACCCTGGCCAGGCTGCGCAGACACGGGGCTCCGGCCGATCTGCCGGTGGCGATCGAGACGACCCGCGGACTGGCCGTGGACCGGCTGCTGGCGGCCGGTCACCCAGTGGTGCCCGTGCACCCCAACGCCTTCCACGCCATGCGCCCGCGCTGGGGCGCTTCCAAGGCCAAGACCGACGCGGGCGACAGCATGAAGCTCGCCGACTACCTGCGCACCGATGGCCACCTGATGCCCCGGCTGGAGCCCACCGAGCAGGCCACCATGGACCTGCAGGCCCTCACCCGTCAGCGCGCCGACCACGTCGAGGCCCGTGTCGCCGCGGTCAACCAACTCGCCGCGCTGCTGGACATGCACTGGCCCGGCGGCAAGGCGGTGTTCGCCAATCTGGACAGCGACATCGCGATGGCGTTCCTGGAGCGCTACCCCACCCCGGCCTCGGCCGCCAAGCTCACAGCCGGGCGGCTGGAAGCCTGGTGCAGGCGCCGCGGATACTCCGGTAAGCGCCCCGGTGCCGTCCTCATCGAACGTCTGCGCTCGGCCCCGACCGCGGCCTCCCGCCTCGGCGAAGCGGTCGTCGAGCAGCTGGTCCGCGTCCAGGTCCAGCTGGTGCAGGGCATACGAGCAACCATCCGCACCCTGGACAAGGCCATCGCCGAGAGGGTCGATTCCCACCCCTACGCGCCGCTGTTCGCGACCATGCCGCGCATCGGAAAGGTCAACCTCGGCCAGATCATCGGCGAGGTCGGTCCGCTCCTGGAACGCGCCCAGACCTGCGAACAGCTCATCGCCGAGGGCGGCGTCGTCCCCGTCACACGTGCTTCGGGCAAATCCCGATCGGTGGCCTTCCGATTCGCGACCAACCGCAGGGCCCGCCTCGCCCTGACCCAGTTCGCCGACAACAGCCGACACAACAGCCCCTGGGCCTCCAAGATCTACAACGATGCCCGTGCCCGCCAGAAACGACACCCCCATGCGACCCGGATCCTCGCCCGCGCCTGGCTGCGAGTGATCTGGGCCTGCTGGCGCGACGGAGTCTGCTACGACCCCGTCACCCACGAGGCCAACGGCAAGATCAAACCCGCCGCCGACACACCTTTGGCGGCATAG
- a CDS encoding thiopeptide-type bacteriocin biosynthesis protein — protein sequence MCEHNPPCPTAKASPLPGVSTKEWDDAFDAWRDRLRVPSRVAMIEYDQRLPLDLTHPVHRRVLRAALDNTRRLDLREVPDGDVHGWIGRAHEVWLSLGLTQPKAAAAPLPRPAAVAVPTRNLPGGGDVLHAQLHAHPRRYDEILSRHLPRLLAMFDDTPPVWWFTRHREMARPDADQHLDFTLHLPRGAYGTAAAHAHAWADGLHSLGLASGLVLAPYQPQTGRFGGAAAMDTAHRAFAADSAAALAQIQLTERTDAFAPQALAAASALNLVTYLAPSTAEAEQWLVHNLSQSTGRLDRKLGNQVLELAGPDATSLLAPLPGGPQVAEAWRVRAAAVTAYRNVLAGERDPLTVVRSLLHQHHVRALGVSPTAESTTLRLVRTAALQHRKANR from the coding sequence ATGTGCGAGCACAACCCGCCGTGTCCCACGGCCAAGGCTTCCCCCCTGCCGGGCGTCTCGACAAAGGAGTGGGACGACGCCTTCGATGCCTGGCGCGACCGCCTCCGCGTCCCGAGCCGTGTCGCCATGATCGAGTACGACCAGCGCCTTCCGCTGGACCTGACCCACCCGGTCCACCGGCGGGTGCTGCGTGCCGCCCTCGACAACACCCGGCGTCTGGACCTGCGCGAGGTCCCCGACGGCGACGTGCACGGGTGGATCGGGCGGGCGCACGAGGTGTGGCTCTCCCTCGGACTCACTCAGCCCAAGGCCGCTGCCGCACCGCTACCGCGTCCGGCCGCCGTCGCCGTCCCCACGCGGAACCTGCCTGGCGGTGGCGATGTCCTCCATGCACAGCTTCACGCGCATCCGCGCCGTTACGACGAGATCCTGAGCCGGCATCTGCCCCGGCTGCTCGCGATGTTCGATGACACCCCGCCGGTGTGGTGGTTCACCCGGCACCGGGAGATGGCCCGCCCGGACGCCGACCAGCACCTCGACTTCACGCTGCACCTGCCACGCGGCGCGTACGGCACCGCAGCCGCGCACGCCCACGCCTGGGCGGACGGCCTGCACTCCCTCGGCCTGGCGTCCGGTCTCGTCCTGGCTCCCTACCAGCCGCAGACTGGGCGGTTCGGCGGCGCGGCAGCCATGGACACCGCGCATCGGGCGTTCGCCGCGGACTCCGCCGCAGCCCTCGCGCAGATCCAACTCACCGAGCGCACAGATGCCTTCGCCCCGCAGGCCCTCGCCGCAGCCAGCGCCCTGAACCTCGTCACCTACCTCGCGCCGAGCACCGCCGAGGCCGAACAGTGGCTGGTCCACAACCTCTCCCAGAGCACAGGCCGCCTGGACCGGAAGCTGGGTAACCAGGTGCTTGAACTCGCCGGCCCTGACGCCACCTCGCTTCTCGCACCTCTCCCTGGCGGCCCCCAGGTCGCCGAAGCGTGGCGGGTCCGTGCCGCCGCTGTGACCGCCTACCGCAACGTCCTCGCCGGGGAGCGTGACCCGCTCACCGTCGTCCGATCCCTGCTCCACCAGCACCACGTGAGGGCTCTGGGCGTCAGCCCGACCGCCGAGTCCACCACGCTGCGGCTCGTTCGTACCGCGGCCCTCCAGCACCGGAAAGCGAACCGATGA
- a CDS encoding DUF6302 family protein: protein MLTTATMLTRHPTVSLRPAVQAYDYEYFRSRLAEPALLADAVAVRVFRAPLLAVPVGGQRRGGYMSFDLLTLATAARGLLAGQAGFPDLRIRWSPFRDTCHTVEWGDPSPGWWESDMVFGRFYGYSEAAITTFVRQHPQSPSPAVSVPCSPTAP from the coding sequence ATGCTGACCACCGCCACAATGCTGACGCGCCATCCCACCGTCTCCCTTCGCCCGGCTGTGCAAGCGTACGACTACGAGTATTTCCGCAGTCGCCTCGCCGAGCCCGCTCTCCTCGCTGACGCTGTAGCAGTCCGTGTCTTTCGGGCGCCCCTCCTCGCCGTTCCCGTCGGTGGGCAGCGCCGCGGCGGATACATGTCCTTCGACCTGCTGACTCTGGCGACAGCAGCACGCGGTCTACTCGCGGGCCAGGCCGGATTCCCGGACCTCCGTATCCGGTGGTCGCCGTTCCGCGACACCTGCCACACCGTCGAGTGGGGAGATCCCTCTCCCGGCTGGTGGGAGAGCGACATGGTCTTTGGCCGCTTCTACGGCTACAGCGAGGCAGCCATCACCACGTTCGTACGCCAGCACCCCCAGTCCCCTTCGCCAGCAGTCTCCGTTCCGTGTTCCCCCACGGCCCCGTAG
- a CDS encoding DUF6415 family natural product biosynthesis protein — MITVPPSTQKINYLLVNSSSSTSPMAQHCPFVSMLSGYLQLMTNTALRDEMARPETMPVRVKDPTAPSTRWIPPLGRLGLHNLLTAVRNWEPVDWEAVYDSLDTVLNDEVSHHAAGASGGGRPGAAVPSYDEAEDLAQRFRGALIQLVSRGLRDAADEKHPDIAVLIEQARTLRSEGLPGDEHQALTLLRKLGRVTLELAERPEEVGIVKGLVEC; from the coding sequence ATGATCACGGTGCCGCCCAGCACCCAGAAGATCAATTACCTTCTTGTGAACTCTTCCTCATCAACATCACCAATGGCACAACACTGCCCGTTCGTCAGCATGTTGAGTGGCTATCTACAGCTGATGACGAACACCGCATTACGCGACGAGATGGCGAGACCAGAGACCATGCCGGTCCGCGTCAAGGACCCCACGGCCCCGTCAACCCGCTGGATCCCACCGCTTGGCAGGCTGGGCCTCCACAACCTGCTGACCGCCGTGCGCAATTGGGAGCCGGTGGACTGGGAAGCGGTGTATGACAGCCTGGACACCGTCCTGAATGACGAGGTCAGCCACCACGCGGCAGGTGCAAGCGGCGGCGGCCGACCCGGGGCCGCTGTGCCTAGCTATGACGAAGCCGAAGACCTTGCTCAGCGATTCCGCGGGGCCCTTATACAGCTCGTGAGCCGAGGTCTGCGCGACGCGGCCGACGAGAAGCACCCGGACATCGCCGTCCTGATCGAACAGGCCCGTACGTTGCGCTCTGAAGGGCTGCCCGGCGACGAGCACCAAGCCCTGACGCTCCTTCGGAAGCTGGGTCGGGTCACCTTGGAGCTCGCCGAGCGCCCGGAAGAAGTCGGCATCGTAAAGGGGCTGGTCGAATGCTGA
- a CDS encoding helix-turn-helix domain-containing protein codes for MSLVRRADTAEVVGAGLELAAAGWGCRRIAGRLGRPVTTVRGWLRCWSRRAVRATAVFTAWLVALADDPAAVLPAPAGTAVADAVSAVTGFAFAARARLGKLKVPTWLLVSAACHGRLLAPGWPPA; via the coding sequence TTGTCCCTGGTCAGACGCGCGGACACGGCTGAGGTCGTCGGGGCCGGGCTGGAGCTCGCGGCAGCCGGCTGGGGCTGCCGGCGGATCGCCGGGCGGCTGGGCAGGCCGGTGACGACAGTGCGGGGCTGGCTGCGGTGCTGGTCGCGGCGGGCGGTCCGGGCGACGGCGGTGTTCACCGCGTGGCTGGTCGCGCTGGCGGACGACCCGGCCGCGGTCCTGCCGGCCCCGGCCGGGACGGCGGTCGCTGACGCGGTCAGTGCGGTGACGGGGTTCGCGTTCGCCGCGAGGGCGAGGCTCGGGAAGTTGAAGGTGCCTACCTGGTTGCTGGTGTCGGCGGCCTGCCACGGCCGCCTGCTGGCGCCGGGCTGGCCTCCGGCCTGA
- a CDS encoding DDE-type integrase/transposase/recombinase, producing MALVDEEERRRAERAHQVALFRYQLIREAADAALSPRQRGAMVRAIAARVHTDPFGKPVKITRGTVDRWLKLWREGGFDALLPPTRQVTPRTPEEVLDLAAALKRENPSRSTAQVVRILQQHLGWGPSYRTVHRHLQRLELLTRPDGQAPEAFGRFEANRPNELWVGDALHGPKIAGHKAYLFAFVDDHSRAVVGHRWGGAEDSVRLAAALRPALAARGVPEGVYVDNGSAFVDSALLRACARLGIKLIHSTPGRPQGRGKIERFFRTVREQFLVEVDTEKVTDLAMLNRLFTAWVEQVYHRRAHSETGQQPLERWMASAPFPVPTPDALREAFRWSELRKVAKTATVSLQSNTYNVDASLVGRQVELVFDPFDLTDIDVRFGGRSFGKAIPHQITRHAHPKAKPETPVAAPPAPTGIDYLCLIDTERTRELGQRINYEVFLPGQAQPTEAVDLTEEGS from the coding sequence ATGGCGTTGGTCGATGAGGAGGAGCGACGGCGGGCCGAACGGGCCCACCAAGTCGCCTTGTTCCGTTACCAGTTGATCCGCGAGGCGGCTGACGCTGCCCTGAGCCCGCGCCAGCGCGGGGCGATGGTCCGCGCGATCGCTGCCCGGGTGCACACCGATCCGTTCGGGAAGCCGGTCAAGATCACGCGCGGGACGGTGGATCGCTGGCTCAAGCTCTGGCGTGAGGGCGGTTTCGACGCGCTGCTGCCGCCGACCCGGCAGGTCACCCCGCGCACGCCGGAGGAGGTGCTGGACCTGGCAGCGGCCTTGAAGCGGGAGAATCCGAGCCGGTCGACCGCGCAGGTGGTGCGGATCCTGCAGCAGCACCTGGGCTGGGGCCCGTCCTACCGCACCGTCCACCGGCACCTTCAGCGCCTGGAACTGCTGACCCGCCCCGACGGGCAGGCGCCGGAGGCGTTCGGCCGGTTCGAGGCGAACCGGCCGAATGAGCTCTGGGTCGGGGATGCCCTCCACGGGCCGAAGATCGCAGGTCACAAGGCTTATCTCTTCGCGTTCGTCGACGACCACAGTCGGGCGGTGGTCGGGCACCGCTGGGGCGGCGCCGAGGACAGCGTCCGACTGGCGGCGGCGCTTCGGCCGGCACTGGCCGCCCGCGGCGTCCCCGAGGGCGTCTACGTCGACAACGGCTCCGCGTTCGTGGACTCCGCCCTGCTCAGAGCCTGCGCGAGGCTCGGGATCAAGCTGATCCACTCGACGCCGGGGCGCCCGCAGGGCAGGGGCAAGATCGAACGCTTTTTCCGCACTGTCCGGGAACAGTTCCTGGTCGAGGTCGACACGGAGAAGGTCACCGACCTGGCCATGCTCAATCGCCTCTTCACAGCCTGGGTCGAGCAGGTCTATCACCGGCGGGCGCACTCCGAGACGGGGCAGCAGCCGCTGGAGCGGTGGATGGCCAGCGCCCCGTTCCCGGTCCCCACCCCGGACGCGTTGAGGGAGGCTTTCCGCTGGTCAGAGCTGCGGAAGGTCGCCAAGACCGCCACGGTCTCACTCCAGTCCAACACCTACAACGTCGACGCCTCGCTGGTCGGCCGGCAGGTCGAGCTCGTCTTCGACCCCTTCGACCTGACCGACATCGACGTCCGCTTCGGCGGACGCTCGTTCGGCAAGGCCATCCCGCACCAGATCACCCGGCACGCGCACCCCAAGGCCAAGCCCGAGACCCCCGTCGCGGCCCCGCCGGCGCCGACCGGGATCGACTACCTCTGCCTGATCGACACCGAGCGCACCAGGGAACTCGGGCAGCGGATCAACTACGAGGTCTTCCTGCCCGGCCAGGCCCAACCGACCGAAGCCGTCGACCTGACCGAGGAAGGCTCGTGA
- a CDS encoding ExeA family protein, translating to MIDKLTAHWGFTRMPFDKDLAPSMLHRHSSHAQAVARITWCIGERALGVITGEVGAGKTVAVRASLSQLDHPRHKVIYLANPAVGVAGIHHAIVASLGGVPRPHKSTLIPQATALLATENNERGRVPILIIEEAHLLDHEQLEAIRMLTNDEMDSNSPLACLLIGQPTLRHKIKLGVLAALDQRIQVRYNMPSMTGEETSSYLVHHLALAGRSDTLFTDDAITLIHDTARGFPRAVNNLAVQALLSAYAEGKPIEVIPVMWTHLTMDLVDPGRCRSLWHGPRSTVRSSGPTRSRCGGLRPAGGRSRTSRPI from the coding sequence TTGATAGACAAACTGACCGCGCACTGGGGCTTCACGCGCATGCCCTTCGACAAGGACCTGGCCCCCTCGATGCTGCACCGGCACTCCTCCCACGCGCAGGCCGTCGCCCGCATCACCTGGTGCATCGGCGAACGCGCACTGGGGGTGATCACCGGCGAGGTCGGCGCGGGCAAGACCGTCGCGGTCAGAGCGTCGCTGTCCCAGCTGGACCACCCCCGCCACAAGGTGATCTACCTGGCGAACCCCGCGGTCGGCGTCGCCGGGATCCACCACGCGATCGTCGCCTCGCTGGGCGGCGTCCCGCGTCCGCACAAGTCGACGCTGATCCCGCAGGCCACCGCCCTGCTGGCCACCGAGAACAACGAGCGCGGCCGCGTCCCCATCCTGATCATCGAGGAGGCACATCTCCTGGACCACGAGCAGCTGGAGGCGATCCGGATGCTGACCAACGACGAGATGGATTCCAACAGCCCGCTGGCCTGCCTGCTGATCGGCCAGCCGACCCTGCGGCACAAGATCAAACTCGGTGTCCTGGCCGCCCTGGACCAGAGGATCCAGGTCCGCTACAACATGCCGTCCATGACCGGCGAGGAGACCTCCTCCTACCTGGTCCACCACCTCGCGCTCGCCGGCCGCAGCGACACCCTGTTCACCGACGACGCGATCACGCTGATCCACGACACCGCCCGCGGCTTTCCCCGCGCCGTCAACAACCTCGCCGTCCAGGCCCTGCTGTCCGCCTACGCCGAGGGCAAGCCCATTGAGGTGATCCCCGTGATGTGGACACACCTGACAATGGATCTTGTTGATCCTGGAAGGTGTAGATCTCTGTGGCACGGCCCTCGAAGTACAGTGCGGAGTTCCGGTCCGACGCGATCGCGTTGTGGCGGGCTTCGGCCGGCAGGCGGACGTTCAAGGACGTCGCGGCCGATCTGA